CTCAGGCTCTTGTCCACAGCACAGCTGGTGCAGTAGACAATCCCCAGAGCCAGCATCACTACGAGGAACACACACAGCGGCACCAGCAGAGCCACCAGCAGCCAGCTCTTGTCGTGTTTCCGTTTACCTGCATCAGATCCACCTCCTACCTCCGCCATGTCGCTGACATCCTCTGTACTATCCATCTCCCCAGTCCCAGTGGCTGACCCTTTTGTAGTCTCAGCTCCTGCCCTGTCACTAGTTTCTCTACCTCCTCCCGTCTCAGCCTCATTATCAATTTCGTTGcctgtgttgtatttttgtgttggGGATGGGGCTGTCTGATATCGCTTAGGTGAGAGGGCATCCCATTGGTTCAGGTGATTGTCTGACCCCTGAGCTGTGTCAGGAGCTTCAGGTGCTTCTGTAAGCCAGTTATCGTCAAAGTTGGTGTCAGCTTCAAAATTTGGGTCAGGGGTGAACGAAGTGGACCAGGGAATATCACGGTTAGGGTCCATATCAGGTATGTGAGCGGAGTCGctggggtcaggggtcagagtGGAATATTCTTCATCATCTGGCGAAGGCTGGCAGGTAAGTCCATCTGACTGCAGGTCATAGCCATTGTCACAGAAACACTGGTACCCACCCATGTAATTCAGACACTGCTGCTGGCAGGGCGACTCCCCCACACACTCATCTATGTCTAGACACTCTCCTTCACTGCCCAGCTCATACCCGGGGTTACACAGGCAAGCAAAGGACCCCACAGTGTTTTCACAAGTGCCCTCACAGGTGCCCTCATCAAGGCACTCATCGATGTCCACACACTCGCCCTCATCATCCGGCTGGTACCCGGAGTGGCAGGTGCAGTGGAAGGTGCCGGGGATGTTGACGCAAAGTTGCGGGCAGGGTTGCTGTTGACACTCGTCTACATCAGAACATCTGCGGCCGTCTGGACCCATCTGGTAGCCTGGGGGACATGTGCAGCGGATGCCCCGAGATGTCTCCACGCAGTCGTACTCGCACCCCATCTCCACACAGACCTCCTTGATGTGGGGCTGGTCGGTGGGACCGGCAGAGTCCGAGGATAATTCAGGGGAGTCGGTTTGGCTGAGGGGGTCAGGCTTGCAGCTGTACCCATCTTCATCTATCGTAAAGCCCTCAgagcagtaacagtagtagtctgtgtctgtgttctggCAGTACTGCTCACATCCATGGTCCCCGCTACACCAGTCCTGGTTCTTTGGAGCCGCACTGGAAGAGCAGAGTGGGGCATCCCTGGACCAGCCCACTGTCTCGTCATCTCTCTCCATGCACAGCACAGTCTGCTCAGCAAGAGCATCTGGGTCCGAGCTGTCTGCAGGACATGGTAGAGCAGCGACAGACCCATAGGGCACGTGGGTCAGCAGGGTGCTGACAAGGTGAAATGGGGTGGTGTAAATAGCTGGACCGCTACCCTCGTCCTCCAGTGGTGGGCACATTCCTTTGTAGTTGTATTGGCAAACGTATCCATCCAGTGGCAGTGCGCAGGAGCCATCGAGCCACCGAAAATTGTCACTGCTCTCACGCCCGTTCTCTGAAGTGTGGACAGTCATGGCCACACACCGAGGGGCCGCACAAGTCCCAGGGCTGTCTTCGCGGAGCCAATTGGTGAACTGGCCATCCTGGTCTCCTGTTggtaaataaagacaaagaccAGGTCACCAAAAGTAAGAACTCCCACTTTTTAGttctcttcatttatttttaagccGTCTGCAATTTCTCTTCTGGTATGTAATTTGGTTTCTCAGAGCTATGGCACATATAAAGTTTTAATccttaaaggagctatttgtaagttttctctgctgccaaacatggtttcttgcttggagcaggtggtggtgatggtcacttgccagGAGCTTCAGCTATCACTCACTGAGTTTACAACccaagaggttagaatacgctctctgagcagtgctacttctttagggcagtctggatgctaccATGAGTCGCAATTGAGAGTGAT
The DNA window shown above is from Lates calcarifer isolate ASB-BC8 linkage group LG20, TLL_Latcal_v3, whole genome shotgun sequence and carries:
- the LOC108893202 gene encoding endosialin, which codes for MSWWRMQKTIRSSSSCRSMSLLCILWLLTVCLAPGSQGQRLRETEGEQPAAKAQLAEKDALCHQEGCYTVFLQKRTFREAGRSCRERGGTLATMHTHETAGVVHELLSAIEPQGTRLRLRLWIGLHRPPRQCSSTRPLRGFVWVTGDQDGQFTNWLREDSPGTCAAPRCVAMTVHTSENGRESSDNFRWLDGSCALPLDGYVCQYNYKGMCPPLEDEGSGPAIYTTPFHLVSTLLTHVPYGSVAALPCPADSSDPDALAEQTVLCMERDDETVGWSRDAPLCSSSAAPKNQDWCSGDHGCEQYCQNTDTDYYCYCSEGFTIDEDGYSCKPDPLSQTDSPELSSDSAGPTDQPHIKEVCVEMGCEYDCVETSRGIRCTCPPGYQMGPDGRRCSDVDECQQQPCPQLCVNIPGTFHCTCHSGYQPDDEGECVDIDECLDEGTCEGTCENTVGSFACLCNPGYELGSEGECLDIDECVGESPCQQQCLNYMGGYQCFCDNGYDLQSDGLTCQPSPDDEEYSTLTPDPSDSAHIPDMDPNRDIPWSTSFTPDPNFEADTNFDDNWLTEAPEAPDTAQGSDNHLNQWDALSPKRYQTAPSPTQKYNTGNEIDNEAETGGGRETSDRAGAETTKGSATGTGEMDSTEDVSDMAEVGGGSDAGKRKHDKSWLLVALLVPLCVFLVVMLALGIVYCTSCAVDKSLSFSDCYRWILPATPPDRRDGKTQA